A single window of Pyxidicoccus xibeiensis DNA harbors:
- a CDS encoding non-ribosomal peptide synthetase: MLLPLVHQLVERRATELPSHVAVSQAGSSLTYAALNERANRLSHALLARGVGPESIVGICLPRSVELVVSVLGVLKAGAAWLPLEPSTPPERLRYMATSAAVGCVIGTGPAVERLASAGLQVLSPMGVELSSFPAVNPDVRVLPEHLAYVIHTSGSTGLPKGVMIPHRALSAFTRYHCDTFALSPEDCVGVMASLGFDASVMSILPSLAAGARLELPADEETRLSPRTLQEWLLARGVTFVFLPTPLAERVLPLPWPEACALRLLLTGGDRLHVRPRPGLPFQLVNGYGPAECTIYCTSGIVPPGGASGEERLPSIGRPIDGTEVHVLDPELRPVGAGETGEVFIGGPGLARGYAGVPDLTAERFIPHPFARTGGERLYRTGDLGRWLPDGSLEFHGRADRQVKVRGIRVEPAEITAALLTHSHVGAAHVLARSTGTGEEARDVSFVAWFAPRDARAVPGTEQLREHLRAWLPEAMMPRTFVVVDALPLGPTGKVDVQALPAPAAHAPRSRPYVAPRTELEQGLARVWQEVLRLEQVGIEDDFFELGGHSLLATQITTRIEDALHLSLSLRELFAHPRIASLSEVLEARRAAPAKAALPPVVRVADRQRAPLSVQQEQVWFLQKLSPDSISYQAQTTLRVLGRLDLAVLERALTEITRRHELLRTTYEEADGRPWQRVLPVTPVRVPLLDLSGLPGDARERQREEAIREELRRPISLFEPPLVRWSAIRLAPDEHELVLVEHHVVHDGASFSVLMRELDALYNAYLRGEESPLPELPVQYGDFAAWQRAALDSPAMKAQLTWWRERLAGAPEVLPLRTDRPRPRVQTFNGDLLRLELPPALPGALRTFCQQEGVTLFNALFAAFATLLHRYTGERDLCIGSAFAARAGIRNVESLIGMFVNAVVLRCDVSGAPSFRELVRQVRDLTTAAAEHQAYPFLKLVEALGVKRDPGRNPLVQAMFSFHDSAVPSPQLGGASCTIFERGNGSSKVDLDVVAIPHAGRHLGDPARGDARISLIWEYNRDLFDRATMERMSTHFLRLLEAAVASPGTPVSRLPMLTDVERHGLLVGWNGPATSTTEPLVPQQVLEQALRTPDTVAVRDDAGALTYAELVRRATLLAEHLRQQEADSVVGVCAPRGAELVTAELGVMLAGAAFLPLDPEHPAERLALILADAGVRQVVTTGALSSRLPATLARVCIEDFRAPGTPRGHLSTAVRPDQLAYVMYTSGSTGRPKGVMVEHGSLARLVGWHRRAFGLEAGSRTTLLYSPAFDPSVAEVWPALTAGATLHVPGQDVRLSPERLQAWLLSERITFTDLPTALAERLLALPWPAACELRTVLAGGDRLHVRPAPGLPWRLFNQYGPTETTVTATSGEVLPGGPDAALPAIGRPIDGATAYVLDAELQPVPPGVAGELYIGGAGVTRGYLNRPDLTAACFIPDPFSSRPGARLYRTGDRVCSRPDGALEFLGRVDAQVKLRGFRIEPAEVSALLRTSPWLAEAHVRAWSPPGGEPRLVGYVVPLAGQAMPSPARLREHLARALPAYMIPSAWVELTALPLTHGGKVDERALPEPAPATQAPQVPLASELERQLAGLWCETLRLERVGAEDNFFDLGGHSLLLAQVQYLLKRHLGHDVPMVKLFEFPTVRALAAHLQGQDDGGEAAAAQAQRQEQRRSGRERLLSRRERLATSSTREEAE; this comes from the coding sequence TTGCTGCTGCCCCTCGTGCACCAGCTCGTCGAGCGACGAGCGACCGAACTTCCCTCCCATGTCGCGGTGAGCCAGGCAGGCAGCTCCCTTACCTATGCCGCCCTGAATGAGCGCGCGAACCGGCTGTCACATGCGTTGCTCGCGCGGGGCGTCGGGCCGGAATCCATCGTCGGCATCTGCCTCCCACGCAGCGTGGAGCTCGTGGTGTCCGTCCTGGGGGTTCTCAAGGCCGGAGCGGCCTGGCTTCCGCTGGAGCCGTCCACTCCGCCCGAGCGCCTGCGATACATGGCGACTTCCGCGGCGGTGGGCTGTGTCATCGGCACGGGGCCTGCCGTGGAGCGGCTCGCGTCGGCTGGCCTCCAGGTCCTCTCTCCCATGGGAGTGGAGCTCTCGTCGTTCCCGGCCGTGAATCCGGACGTGCGCGTCCTGCCGGAACACCTCGCCTACGTCATCCACACCTCGGGCTCCACGGGGCTGCCCAAGGGAGTCATGATCCCCCACCGCGCCCTGTCCGCCTTCACGCGGTATCACTGCGACACGTTCGCTTTGTCGCCCGAGGATTGCGTCGGGGTGATGGCCTCGCTCGGCTTCGACGCGTCGGTCATGTCCATCCTGCCCTCCCTGGCCGCGGGCGCGCGGCTGGAGCTGCCGGCGGACGAGGAGACCCGCCTGTCGCCCCGGACGCTGCAGGAGTGGCTGCTGGCCCGGGGCGTCACCTTCGTCTTCCTGCCCACCCCGCTCGCGGAGCGCGTGCTCCCGCTTCCCTGGCCCGAGGCCTGCGCCCTGCGCCTGTTGCTCACCGGCGGAGACCGGCTGCACGTGCGCCCCAGGCCCGGGCTGCCATTCCAGCTAGTGAATGGCTACGGCCCCGCCGAGTGCACCATCTACTGCACCTCGGGCATCGTCCCGCCTGGAGGCGCGTCGGGGGAGGAGCGCCTGCCGTCCATTGGCCGCCCCATCGACGGCACGGAGGTCCATGTCCTCGACCCGGAGCTGCGGCCCGTGGGCGCTGGGGAAACAGGGGAAGTCTTCATCGGAGGTCCGGGGCTCGCGCGTGGTTACGCGGGCGTACCGGACCTCACCGCCGAGCGCTTCATCCCCCATCCCTTCGCCCGCACCGGCGGCGAGCGCCTGTATCGCACGGGCGACCTCGGCCGCTGGTTGCCGGACGGCTCGCTCGAGTTCCACGGCCGTGCGGACCGGCAGGTGAAGGTCCGTGGCATCCGCGTCGAGCCCGCGGAAATCACCGCCGCGCTGCTGACCCATTCACACGTGGGGGCCGCGCATGTCCTGGCGCGGAGCACCGGAACCGGGGAGGAGGCTCGGGACGTCTCCTTCGTGGCGTGGTTCGCGCCCCGGGATGCGCGCGCTGTGCCCGGGACGGAGCAGCTCCGCGAGCACCTCCGGGCCTGGCTTCCCGAGGCCATGATGCCGCGGACGTTCGTCGTTGTGGACGCGCTCCCGCTCGGCCCCACCGGCAAGGTGGATGTCCAGGCGCTTCCCGCTCCGGCCGCCCACGCGCCCCGGAGCCGCCCCTACGTCGCGCCCCGCACGGAGCTGGAGCAGGGGCTCGCGCGGGTGTGGCAGGAGGTGCTGCGGCTGGAGCAGGTCGGCATCGAGGACGACTTCTTCGAGCTGGGAGGTCACTCCCTCCTCGCCACGCAGATCACCACCCGGATTGAAGACGCGCTGCACCTCTCCCTGTCCCTGCGGGAGCTCTTCGCCCACCCCCGTATCGCTTCGCTCTCCGAGGTGCTGGAGGCGAGACGTGCCGCTCCCGCGAAGGCTGCGCTGCCGCCCGTGGTCCGTGTCGCCGACCGCCAGCGGGCGCCGCTCTCCGTGCAGCAGGAGCAGGTCTGGTTCCTCCAGAAGCTGTCCCCCGACAGCATCTCCTATCAGGCCCAGACGACCCTCCGGGTGCTGGGCAGGCTGGACCTGGCGGTGCTCGAACGCGCGCTGACGGAAATCACCCGGCGCCACGAGCTGCTGCGGACCACCTACGAGGAGGCCGACGGCCGGCCGTGGCAGCGCGTCCTGCCGGTGACGCCGGTGCGGGTCCCCCTGCTGGACTTGAGCGGGCTGCCCGGGGACGCGCGCGAGCGCCAGCGGGAGGAGGCCATCCGCGAGGAGCTGCGGCGGCCCATCTCCCTCTTCGAGCCGCCGTTGGTCCGCTGGAGCGCCATCCGCCTGGCCCCGGACGAGCACGAGCTCGTCCTCGTCGAGCACCACGTCGTCCACGACGGTGCGTCCTTCTCCGTGCTGATGCGGGAGCTGGACGCGCTCTACAACGCCTATCTGCGAGGAGAGGAATCGCCGCTGCCGGAGCTGCCGGTGCAGTACGGCGACTTCGCCGCGTGGCAGCGCGCGGCGCTCGACTCACCGGCGATGAAGGCCCAGCTCACCTGGTGGCGCGAGCGGCTGGCCGGCGCGCCCGAGGTGCTTCCACTGCGCACGGACCGTCCGCGACCGCGCGTGCAGACCTTCAACGGTGACCTCCTCCGGCTGGAGCTTCCGCCCGCGCTGCCCGGCGCGCTGCGCACCTTCTGCCAGCAGGAAGGCGTCACCCTCTTCAACGCCCTCTTCGCCGCCTTCGCCACGCTGCTGCACCGCTACACCGGGGAGCGGGACCTGTGCATCGGCTCGGCCTTCGCCGCGAGGGCCGGCATCCGGAACGTCGAGAGCCTCATCGGCATGTTCGTCAATGCCGTCGTCCTGCGGTGTGACGTCTCCGGCGCGCCGTCGTTCCGGGAGCTGGTCCGCCAGGTGCGAGACCTCACCACGGCGGCGGCGGAGCACCAGGCGTATCCCTTCCTCAAGCTGGTCGAGGCCCTGGGCGTGAAGCGCGACCCCGGCCGCAACCCGCTCGTCCAGGCCATGTTCAGCTTCCACGACTCGGCCGTGCCCAGCCCCCAGCTCGGCGGCGCGTCCTGCACCATCTTCGAGCGCGGCAACGGCTCCTCGAAGGTGGACCTGGACGTCGTCGCCATTCCACATGCCGGACGGCACCTGGGAGACCCGGCGCGAGGCGATGCCCGCATCTCGCTCATCTGGGAATACAACCGGGACCTCTTCGACCGCGCGACGATGGAGCGGATGTCCACGCACTTCCTGCGGCTGCTCGAGGCGGCGGTGGCCAGCCCCGGCACGCCGGTGTCGCGCCTGCCGATGCTCACGGACGTGGAACGCCATGGCCTCCTGGTCGGGTGGAATGGCCCCGCCACGTCCACCACCGAGCCGCTGGTGCCCCAGCAGGTCCTGGAGCAGGCCCTGCGAACGCCCGACACGGTGGCCGTCCGTGACGACGCGGGGGCACTCACCTACGCGGAGCTGGTCCGGCGCGCGACGCTGCTGGCCGAGCACCTGCGCCAGCAGGAGGCGGACTCGGTCGTCGGCGTTTGCGCGCCCCGGGGCGCCGAGCTGGTGACGGCCGAGCTGGGCGTGATGCTGGCCGGCGCCGCCTTCCTGCCCCTGGACCCGGAGCACCCGGCGGAGCGGCTGGCGCTCATCCTCGCCGATGCCGGCGTCCGCCAGGTGGTCACCACCGGAGCGCTCTCCTCGCGGCTCCCCGCCACGCTGGCGCGGGTGTGCATCGAGGACTTCCGCGCTCCTGGTACGCCACGCGGCCACCTCTCCACCGCCGTGCGGCCCGACCAGCTGGCGTACGTCATGTACACCTCCGGCTCCACGGGCCGGCCCAAGGGGGTGATGGTGGAGCACGGCTCGCTGGCCCGGCTCGTCGGCTGGCATCGCCGCGCCTTCGGCCTGGAGGCGGGCAGTCGCACCACGCTCCTCTACTCTCCGGCCTTCGACCCGTCCGTGGCGGAGGTCTGGCCCGCGCTGACCGCCGGCGCCACGCTGCATGTCCCCGGACAGGACGTGCGCCTGTCTCCGGAGCGGCTCCAGGCCTGGCTCCTCTCCGAGCGCATCACCTTCACGGACCTGCCCACCGCGCTCGCCGAGCGACTGCTGGCCCTGCCATGGCCTGCTGCGTGTGAGCTGCGCACGGTGCTCGCGGGCGGAGACCGGCTCCATGTGCGTCCGGCGCCCGGGCTGCCCTGGCGGCTGTTCAACCAGTACGGCCCCACCGAGACCACCGTGACGGCCACCTCCGGCGAGGTCCTCCCCGGCGGCCCGGACGCGGCGCTGCCCGCCATCGGCCGGCCCATCGACGGGGCCACGGCGTATGTCCTGGATGCGGAGCTGCAGCCGGTGCCCCCAGGTGTCGCGGGCGAGCTGTACATCGGCGGCGCCGGGGTGACGCGGGGCTATCTGAACCGCCCCGACCTCACCGCCGCGTGCTTCATCCCCGACCCGTTCTCCTCGCGCCCGGGGGCGCGCCTGTACCGCACGGGCGACCGTGTCTGCTCCCGGCCGGACGGTGCGCTCGAGTTCCTGGGGCGCGTGGATGCGCAGGTGAAGCTGCGCGGCTTCCGCATCGAGCCGGCGGAGGTCTCCGCGCTGCTGCGCACGTCTCCCTGGCTCGCCGAGGCCCACGTCCGCGCCTGGAGTCCTCCGGGCGGAGAGCCGCGGCTGGTCGGCTACGTCGTCCCCCTTGCCGGCCAGGCCATGCCTTCTCCCGCGCGGCTGCGCGAGCACCTCGCCCGCGCGCTGCCGGCCTACATGATTCCCTCCGCCTGGGTGGAGCTGACGGCGCTGCCGCTCACCCACGGCGGCAAGGTGGATGAGCGGGCCCTGCCCGAGCCTGCCCCCGCGACGCAGGCCCCCCAGGTCCCGCTCGCGAGCGAGCTGGAGCGCCAGCTCGCCGGCCTCTGGTGCGAGACGTTGCGCCTGGAGCGGGTGGGCGCGGAGGACAACTTCTTCGACCTCGGCGGACACTCGCTGCTGCTGGCGCAGGTGCAGTACCTGCTCAAACGCCACCTGGGCCATGACGTGCCCATGGTGAAGCTGTTCGAGTTCCCCACCGTCCGGGCCCTCGCCGCGCATCTGCAGGGGCAGGACGATGGCGGAGAGGCGGCGGCCGCACAGGCGCAGCGCCAGGAGCAGCGGCGCAGTGGACGCGAGCGCCTGCTGAGCCGCCGGGAACGGCTGGCCACGAGCAGCACCCGGGAGGAAGCGGAATGA
- a CDS encoding type I polyketide synthase, protein MSASLELEEEDRSAHLAVVGLACRFPGAANAAEFWSNLARGVESITFFGPDGLPCEQPPGERTVGEEVPAFGLVAEADGFDAAAFGCSPLEALMLDPQHRVFLECAREALEDAGYDPARYRGAIGLYAGGSETSYLSALRSRRELLAGASDWQLRLATGVDFLTSRVAYKLGLRGPAVTVQTACSTSLVAIHLAAQALLAGDCDLALAGGASVHVPPRFGHYSEGGPLSPDGRCRAFDARAQGTVGSNGAGLVVLKRLADALVDGDTIRAVLRGSAINNDAAGKMGFTAPSVEGQARVIETAQRAAGVVPESITFIEAHGTGTRLGDPIELAALTKAFDTRQRHFCWIGSVKTNIGHTDAAAGVAGFIKTVLSLEHRKLPPSLNFEQPNPEVDFEHSPFRVNTELRAWDTGGLPRRAGVSSLGIGGTNAHVVLEEAPASITSERSRAPQLLVWSAHGPAALARAVDRLGGHLREHPEVPLGDVAWTLQVGRPALAHRGFVVGHDTPEVLRALAEQEGAPGVVPGERPVVFMFPGHGGQHVGMGRELYASQPAFREAVDECRARLTPLLGFDLRTVLHPEPSDSAALERASARMGDFVTGQLSVFVIEYAAARLWKRWGVKPAAVVGHSLGAYAAATVAGVFSLADALHLVLERSRILASLPAGAMLAVPLPESELTPLLQDGLSLAAVNGPAQCTVSGAVADIEALQAQLTVRGVESRLLRIPGAGHSHLVEPSLAAFTACVQRVERRPPQLPWVSDLTGAVVSAEQAVDPAYWAAHLRHTVRFGDALGTLLAGPTSIFLEVGPGRTLATLARQHPGAGTHLAVATLPHPADDTSDLVSALTAAGRLWTAGVSLSWQGLHAGAPRRRVPLPTYPFERQRYLVEASAAGEGRLPGAPRNDTASVSPAERQRYLVEAPDAGEGRLPGAPRNDTATVPPSAAPGLPASEDETVHRIATAFAEVLGLPRVGLHDNFFELGGDSLMAAQLIVRLRPHIATPLRVKAIFRAPTVARLARHIAEAASSSPPARPPSS, encoded by the coding sequence ATGAGTGCCTCCCTGGAACTGGAGGAGGAGGACCGCTCCGCGCACCTCGCCGTGGTGGGCCTGGCGTGCCGGTTCCCCGGTGCCGCCAACGCCGCGGAGTTCTGGTCCAACCTGGCGCGCGGCGTCGAGTCCATCACCTTCTTCGGCCCGGATGGCCTTCCCTGCGAGCAGCCGCCTGGTGAGCGCACCGTGGGTGAGGAGGTGCCCGCCTTCGGCCTGGTGGCGGAGGCGGACGGATTCGACGCGGCGGCCTTCGGCTGCTCGCCGCTGGAAGCCCTCATGCTGGACCCGCAGCACCGCGTGTTCCTGGAGTGCGCGCGGGAGGCGCTGGAGGATGCCGGGTATGACCCCGCGCGCTACCGGGGCGCCATTGGCCTCTACGCTGGAGGGAGCGAGACGTCCTATCTGTCCGCGCTCCGTTCCCGCCGGGAGCTGCTGGCAGGGGCCAGTGATTGGCAGCTGCGGCTGGCCACGGGCGTGGACTTCCTCACCAGCCGGGTGGCCTACAAGCTCGGGCTGCGCGGCCCCGCCGTCACCGTGCAGACGGCCTGCTCCACGTCCCTGGTCGCCATCCACCTGGCCGCCCAGGCGCTGCTCGCGGGGGACTGCGACCTGGCCCTGGCCGGAGGCGCGTCGGTGCACGTGCCGCCGCGCTTCGGCCACTACAGCGAGGGTGGGCCCCTGTCTCCGGATGGCCGCTGCCGTGCGTTCGACGCGCGCGCGCAGGGCACCGTAGGCAGCAATGGCGCCGGGCTCGTGGTGCTCAAGCGGCTCGCGGATGCCCTGGTGGACGGGGACACCATCCGCGCCGTCCTGCGAGGGTCCGCCATCAACAATGACGCGGCCGGGAAGATGGGCTTCACCGCGCCGAGCGTGGAGGGACAGGCCCGCGTCATCGAGACCGCGCAACGCGCAGCCGGGGTGGTGCCCGAGAGCATCACCTTCATCGAAGCCCACGGCACGGGCACGCGGCTGGGAGACCCCATCGAGCTCGCCGCGCTGACGAAGGCGTTCGACACGCGCCAGCGGCACTTCTGCTGGATTGGCTCAGTGAAGACGAACATCGGCCATACGGACGCGGCGGCGGGGGTGGCGGGCTTCATCAAGACGGTCCTCTCGCTGGAGCACCGGAAGCTTCCTCCCAGCCTGAACTTCGAGCAGCCCAACCCGGAGGTGGACTTCGAGCACAGCCCCTTCCGGGTGAACACGGAGCTGCGGGCCTGGGACACCGGTGGCCTTCCCCGGCGGGCCGGCGTCAGCTCGCTGGGCATCGGCGGCACCAATGCCCACGTCGTGCTGGAGGAGGCCCCCGCGTCAATCACCTCCGAGCGCTCGCGGGCCCCACAGCTGCTGGTGTGGTCGGCCCATGGCCCCGCCGCGCTGGCGCGGGCCGTGGACCGGCTCGGTGGCCACTTGCGCGAGCACCCGGAGGTGCCCCTCGGTGATGTCGCCTGGACGCTCCAGGTGGGACGTCCCGCGCTCGCGCATCGCGGGTTCGTCGTGGGGCACGACACGCCCGAGGTCCTCCGTGCGCTGGCGGAACAGGAGGGCGCACCAGGCGTGGTGCCCGGAGAGCGCCCGGTGGTGTTCATGTTCCCCGGCCACGGTGGCCAGCACGTGGGCATGGGCCGCGAGCTGTATGCCTCGCAGCCGGCCTTCCGCGAGGCCGTGGACGAGTGCCGAGCGCGCCTGACACCCCTGCTGGGCTTCGATCTCCGCACGGTGCTCCACCCCGAGCCCTCGGACTCCGCCGCGCTCGAGCGGGCCTCCGCGCGGATGGGGGACTTCGTCACCGGCCAGCTCTCCGTCTTCGTCATCGAGTACGCAGCGGCGCGCCTGTGGAAGCGCTGGGGCGTGAAGCCCGCCGCGGTGGTGGGGCACAGCCTGGGGGCCTATGCCGCGGCCACGGTGGCCGGCGTGTTCTCCCTGGCGGATGCCCTGCACCTGGTGCTGGAGCGCTCGCGCATCCTCGCGAGCCTGCCCGCGGGCGCCATGCTGGCCGTGCCGCTGCCCGAGTCCGAGCTCACGCCCCTGCTCCAGGACGGGCTCTCCCTGGCGGCGGTGAATGGCCCCGCGCAGTGCACGGTGTCCGGAGCGGTGGCCGACATCGAAGCCCTCCAGGCCCAGCTGACGGTGCGCGGCGTGGAGTCGCGCCTGCTGCGCATCCCGGGGGCAGGCCACTCCCACCTCGTGGAGCCGTCGCTCGCCGCGTTCACCGCCTGCGTCCAGCGCGTCGAGCGGCGTCCTCCCCAGCTCCCGTGGGTCTCCGACCTCACCGGTGCCGTCGTCTCCGCGGAGCAGGCGGTGGACCCGGCGTACTGGGCCGCGCACCTGCGCCACACCGTCCGCTTCGGCGATGCGCTGGGCACGCTGCTCGCCGGCCCGACCAGCATCTTCCTGGAGGTGGGCCCCGGGCGGACGCTGGCGACGCTGGCGCGCCAGCATCCCGGTGCGGGCACGCACCTCGCGGTGGCCACCCTCCCTCACCCGGCGGACGATACGTCCGACCTGGTCAGCGCACTCACCGCGGCCGGGCGCCTGTGGACCGCGGGCGTGTCGCTCTCCTGGCAGGGTCTGCACGCGGGCGCGCCGCGCCGACGGGTGCCCCTGCCGACGTACCCCTTCGAGCGTCAGCGCTACCTGGTGGAAGCATCGGCCGCAGGCGAGGGACGTCTGCCCGGCGCACCCCGGAACGATACGGCCTCCGTATCTCCCGCCGAGCGTCAGCGCTACCTGGTCGAGGCGCCGGACGCTGGCGAGGGACGTCTGCCCGGCGCACCCCGGAACGACACGGCCACCGTGCCTCCATCCGCCGCGCCGGGGCTGCCGGCGAGCGAAGACGAGACGGTGCACCGCATCGCCACCGCCTTCGCGGAGGTCCTCGGACTGCCTCGGGTCGGCCTCCACGACAACTTCTTCGAGCTGGGAGGCGACTCGCTGATGGCGGCGCAGCTCATCGTGCGGCTGCGTCCGCATATCGCCACGCCCCTGCGCGTGAAGGCCATCTTCCGCGCTCCCACCGTGGCCCGGCTGGCCCGCCACATCGCAGAGGCGGCGTCCTCTAGCCCACCCGCACGCCCTCCTTCGAGCTGA
- a CDS encoding acyl-CoA dehydrogenase family protein: MSEPLHPATRSREGFLGQLFAGRLRWDLVRAFPEQDPEERRQGDAVLAEVEQFLKEHVDPDEVERTGRISHELREALRARGYYKLQVERELGGRGLSMLNTFRVIEAVMSVCLPVGYTLAIHSGLGAGAIIEAVQAGPLRDYVRARIAEGAISGWADTEPIGASVRRASTTATPTEDGTAYVLNGEKVYIGNGSIADLLNVTATLCEDGKEQISLFVVETTSPGFRVRAEHGLMGLRGLPIAALSFENVRVPKERVLAMSQEHWRNTPLLEPLSALGRMYIIVAASMALSKKCLQWSREFLHRRLAQGRALGDFDEIQRLVSTTAAEVFAMESVARWSLTGVTADNLPVRWFEQVAAKNIASLACARITDRTVSLLAAEGYETAESKAARGAVPVPLERALRDARAFRVAGGVDFLVDHKAAREGLFSLYYPSPAQAGELESPPTPLPVDEHLSARNREHLQHTAREVHRLARKCLELSRRYPDSRVLHARERTLILLNQVCNELFTLSVTLAHASALASRGQPQAGDLADVYCTAARYRLDDLWRQVEVEAEPDFTGVSARWLSGDELDFLLCDVFTRR; this comes from the coding sequence ATGAGCGAACCACTCCATCCCGCCACCCGCAGCCGCGAGGGCTTCCTGGGCCAGCTCTTCGCGGGAAGGCTCCGCTGGGACCTGGTCCGCGCGTTCCCCGAGCAGGACCCGGAGGAGCGTCGGCAGGGAGATGCCGTCCTCGCCGAGGTCGAGCAGTTCCTGAAGGAGCACGTGGACCCCGACGAGGTGGAGCGCACGGGGAGGATTTCCCACGAGCTGCGCGAGGCCCTGCGCGCGCGGGGCTACTACAAGCTGCAGGTGGAGCGGGAGCTGGGGGGCCGGGGGCTCTCCATGCTGAACACCTTCCGGGTCATCGAGGCGGTGATGAGCGTGTGCCTCCCGGTGGGCTACACGCTGGCCATCCACAGTGGCCTGGGCGCGGGCGCCATCATCGAGGCGGTCCAGGCAGGTCCCCTCCGGGACTATGTCCGCGCCCGGATTGCCGAGGGGGCCATCTCCGGCTGGGCCGACACCGAGCCCATCGGTGCCTCCGTGCGACGTGCGTCCACCACCGCCACGCCCACGGAGGACGGGACGGCCTACGTCCTCAACGGCGAGAAGGTCTACATCGGCAACGGCTCCATCGCGGACCTGCTCAACGTCACCGCCACCCTCTGCGAGGACGGCAAGGAGCAGATCAGCCTCTTCGTCGTGGAGACGACGAGCCCCGGCTTCCGCGTCCGGGCCGAGCACGGGCTGATGGGCCTGCGCGGACTGCCCATCGCCGCGCTGAGCTTCGAGAACGTGCGGGTGCCGAAGGAGCGGGTGCTTGCGATGTCGCAGGAGCACTGGCGGAACACGCCGCTGCTGGAGCCGCTCAGCGCCCTGGGCCGCATGTACATCATCGTGGCGGCCTCCATGGCGCTCTCCAAGAAGTGCCTCCAGTGGTCGCGCGAGTTCCTCCACCGGCGGCTCGCCCAGGGGCGCGCGCTCGGTGACTTCGATGAAATCCAGCGGCTCGTCTCCACCACCGCGGCCGAGGTCTTCGCCATGGAGAGCGTGGCCCGGTGGAGCCTCACGGGCGTGACGGCGGACAACCTTCCCGTGCGCTGGTTCGAGCAGGTGGCGGCGAAGAACATCGCCTCCCTGGCGTGCGCGCGCATCACGGACCGGACCGTGTCGCTGCTCGCCGCCGAGGGCTACGAGACGGCGGAGAGCAAGGCGGCACGGGGCGCGGTACCGGTTCCGCTGGAGCGCGCCCTGCGCGACGCGCGGGCCTTCCGCGTGGCGGGCGGCGTGGACTTCCTCGTGGACCACAAGGCCGCGCGGGAGGGGCTGTTCTCCCTCTACTACCCGTCGCCCGCGCAGGCCGGCGAGCTGGAGTCGCCTCCCACGCCGCTTCCGGTGGACGAGCACCTGTCTGCCCGCAACCGCGAGCACCTCCAGCACACGGCCCGGGAGGTACACCGGCTCGCCCGGAAGTGCCTGGAGCTGTCGCGCCGCTATCCGGACTCCCGCGTGCTCCATGCGCGCGAGCGGACGCTCATCCTGCTGAACCAGGTCTGCAACGAGCTGTTCACCTTGTCCGTCACGCTGGCCCACGCCTCGGCCCTGGCCTCGCGAGGCCAGCCGCAGGCCGGCGACCTGGCGGACGTCTACTGCACCGCCGCGCGCTACCGCCTGGACGACCTCTGGCGGCAGGTTGAAGTAGAGGCGGAGCCGGACTTCACGGGGGTGAGCGCCCGCTGGCTCTCCGGAGACGAGCTCGACTTCCTGCTGTGCGACGTCTTCACCCGGCGGTGA
- a CDS encoding thioesterase II family protein, whose product MMTLSSPWLACRLRRPEAPVRLFCFPHSGGSVGEYVRWADTLRDVEVWGVQLPGRGSRAEEPPFTRLHALVDTLVDAVDFGTSFAFFGHSLGALVAFETARRLRGLGRALPRWLFLSAAPAPQQPARGIPASHLDEDGLLTALEPTYGELAVELREDPELRELILPGLRADLLLVESYRHEAREPLDCAMSVIGGTQDDLTREDLEPWRAHTTGPFELRLLSGGHFYLREQKDTLLHLLGERLRQGHPPPSPART is encoded by the coding sequence ATGATGACCCTGTCTTCTCCCTGGCTCGCCTGCCGCCTGCGGCGCCCCGAGGCCCCCGTGCGCCTCTTCTGCTTCCCCCACAGCGGCGGCTCCGTGGGCGAGTACGTGCGCTGGGCGGACACGCTCCGGGACGTCGAGGTGTGGGGCGTGCAGCTCCCCGGCCGTGGCTCGCGTGCGGAGGAGCCGCCCTTCACCCGGCTGCACGCGCTGGTGGACACCCTGGTGGACGCGGTGGACTTCGGGACGTCCTTCGCCTTCTTCGGGCACAGCCTGGGCGCGCTCGTGGCCTTCGAGACGGCCCGGCGGCTGCGCGGCCTGGGCCGGGCGCTGCCTCGCTGGCTGTTCCTCTCCGCGGCTCCCGCTCCACAGCAGCCCGCCCGGGGCATCCCCGCGAGTCACCTGGACGAGGACGGGCTGCTCACCGCGCTCGAGCCCACCTACGGCGAGCTGGCCGTGGAGCTCCGCGAAGACCCCGAGCTGCGCGAGCTCATCCTGCCGGGCCTGCGCGCGGACCTGCTGCTCGTGGAGTCCTACCGGCACGAGGCCCGCGAGCCGCTGGACTGCGCGATGTCCGTCATCGGCGGCACCCAGGACGACCTCACCCGAGAGGACCTGGAGCCGTGGCGGGCCCACACCACCGGCCCGTTCGAGCTGCGCCTGCTCTCCGGCGGCCACTTCTACCTGCGGGAGCAGAAGGACACGCTCCTGCACCTCCTGGGTGAGAGGCTGCGGCAGGGCCACCCCCCACCGTCTCCCGCAAGGACCTGA